A single genomic interval of Salinigranum halophilum harbors:
- a CDS encoding ornithine cyclodeaminase family protein: protein MRVLTDSDVNAVLSLTDLLPVVEEAFVKQGRGEVERPPRPHFPISEGETAGTGLVMPAAIHGASTFATKVATVHPSNPERGLPTVRAQVHVTDAATGATRATMDGSRLTNARTGCIGGLAARELAVDGPVDLAVIGAGAQARWQTRAIAAATEVKRVRVYSPTPASRAACAADLRGEGLDAEAVTTPAEAVADASVVVTATTATEPVFPESALAPGALVVAVGAYTSEMCELDATTVERAARVFADVPEEVAETGDIAGRLTVEELHPLSAVFEGRAGREDDAELLVVDSVGSAVLDAAAAEHVLERAEERGVGTVVGE from the coding sequence ATGCGCGTCCTCACCGACAGCGACGTGAACGCGGTCCTCTCGCTTACCGACCTCCTCCCGGTCGTCGAAGAGGCGTTCGTGAAGCAGGGCCGTGGCGAGGTCGAACGCCCGCCGCGGCCACATTTCCCCATCAGCGAGGGTGAGACCGCAGGCACGGGTCTCGTGATGCCCGCCGCCATCCACGGGGCGTCGACGTTCGCGACCAAGGTGGCGACGGTCCATCCGTCGAACCCCGAACGAGGGCTCCCGACGGTCCGCGCGCAGGTACACGTCACGGACGCGGCCACGGGAGCGACGCGCGCGACGATGGACGGGAGTCGACTCACGAACGCCCGGACGGGCTGTATCGGCGGGCTCGCCGCGCGGGAACTCGCCGTCGACGGCCCGGTCGACCTCGCCGTCATCGGAGCCGGGGCGCAGGCGCGCTGGCAGACGCGCGCCATCGCGGCCGCGACCGAGGTGAAGCGGGTCCGGGTCTACTCGCCGACGCCCGCCTCCCGAGCGGCGTGCGCCGCCGACCTCCGTGGGGAGGGCCTCGACGCCGAGGCGGTCACCACGCCGGCCGAGGCGGTCGCGGATGCGTCGGTCGTCGTCACGGCCACGACGGCGACGGAACCCGTCTTCCCCGAGAGTGCCCTCGCGCCGGGAGCGCTCGTCGTCGCCGTCGGTGCGTACACGTCCGAGATGTGCGAACTCGACGCGACGACGGTCGAGCGGGCGGCGCGCGTCTTCGCCGACGTGCCCGAGGAGGTGGCCGAGACCGGCGACATCGCGGGACGACTCACGGTCGAGGAACTGCACCCGCTCTCGGCGGTGTTCGAGGGGCGGGCGGGACGAGAAGACGACGCGGAGCTGCTCGTCGTCGACAGCGTGGGGAGCGCAGTGCTCGACGCGGCCGCGGCGGAACACGTGCTCGAACGCGCAGAGGAGCGGGGCGTCGGGACCGTCGTCGGGGAGTGA
- a CDS encoding tryptophan--tRNA ligase: MTDDTPTDTDADADAPGVAPEHRARTRADGGTAAGADDVTLDPWGSSTIADYRKLFEEFGIEEFDELIESVPNPHYLMRRGVIFGHRDYGPVAEALRNDEPAAVLSGFMPTGDPHIGHKLVFDEIIWHQQQGADAYGLIADLEAHAARGLTWAEIDEHARDYLLSLLALGFDPEEGTLYRQSGNREVQDLAFELGSKARFAEFEGIYGFDSETSVSHMQSVVTQMADILYPQMDEPKPTVIPVGPDQDPHVRLARDLAARMRFFKVTEAYFSQELDDDERALVAEAHEHLVARAGAEQDVRCIHGAQYLVDPDAVTLDADRPTVDVPELDDSVRASAVKKLQNAGMEPLRPRVRFLDRNASDDAFEDLVERIEGEKRRYDEHVDAFELSPEDAEELAREVEVDNGGYGFQMPSSIYHRFMTGLTGGKMSSSIPASHISLLDDPEDGYAKVKSATTGGRDTAEKQRELGGEADKCPVYELYAYLLSGDDDDFAKRVYDECVGGERLCGDCKEQAAVLMKEFLEEHQEKRAEVEAALDDLDIDLESPRRRVAGEADD; the protein is encoded by the coding sequence ATGACCGACGACACACCCACGGACACAGACGCGGACGCGGACGCCCCCGGAGTCGCCCCCGAGCATCGAGCCCGTACGCGTGCGGACGGCGGCACGGCCGCCGGCGCGGACGACGTGACGCTGGACCCGTGGGGCTCGTCGACCATCGCCGACTACCGGAAACTGTTCGAGGAGTTCGGCATCGAGGAGTTCGACGAACTCATCGAATCGGTCCCGAACCCCCACTACCTGATGCGTCGCGGCGTCATCTTCGGCCATCGCGACTACGGCCCGGTGGCCGAGGCCCTCCGGAACGACGAACCCGCAGCCGTCCTCTCGGGGTTCATGCCGACCGGCGACCCCCACATCGGGCACAAACTGGTGTTCGACGAGATCATCTGGCACCAACAGCAGGGTGCCGACGCCTACGGCCTCATCGCGGACCTCGAAGCGCACGCCGCGCGCGGCCTCACCTGGGCGGAAATCGACGAGCACGCCCGCGACTACCTGCTCTCGCTCTTGGCGCTCGGGTTCGACCCCGAGGAGGGCACGCTCTACCGCCAGTCCGGGAACCGCGAGGTACAGGACCTCGCCTTCGAACTCGGCTCGAAGGCCCGGTTCGCGGAGTTCGAGGGCATCTACGGCTTCGACAGCGAGACTTCGGTCTCCCACATGCAGAGCGTCGTGACGCAGATGGCGGACATCCTCTACCCGCAGATGGACGAGCCGAAGCCCACCGTGATTCCGGTCGGTCCGGACCAGGACCCCCACGTCCGTCTCGCCCGTGACCTCGCCGCCCGGATGCGCTTTTTCAAGGTGACCGAGGCGTACTTCAGCCAGGAACTCGACGACGACGAGCGGGCTCTCGTCGCTGAAGCCCACGAGCACCTCGTCGCCCGCGCAGGGGCGGAACAGGACGTCCGCTGCATCCACGGCGCGCAGTATCTCGTCGACCCGGACGCCGTCACGCTCGACGCCGACCGCCCCACCGTCGACGTCCCCGAACTCGACGACTCCGTCAGAGCCTCCGCGGTCAAGAAGCTCCAGAACGCCGGCATGGAACCCCTTCGTCCACGCGTGCGCTTTCTCGACCGTAACGCCTCCGACGACGCGTTCGAGGACCTCGTCGAGCGCATCGAGGGCGAGAAGCGGCGGTACGACGAGCACGTCGACGCGTTCGAGCTCTCGCCCGAAGACGCCGAGGAACTCGCTCGCGAGGTCGAAGTCGACAACGGCGGCTACGGCTTCCAGATGCCCTCCTCTATCTACCACCGGTTCATGACCGGGCTCACGGGCGGGAAGATGTCCTCGTCCATCCCGGCGAGCCACATCTCGCTCCTCGACGACCCCGAAGACGGCTACGCGAAGGTCAAGTCGGCGACCACTGGCGGCCGAGACACCGCGGAAAAGCAGCGCGAACTCGGCGGCGAGGCCGACAAGTGCCCGGTGTACGAACTGTACGCGTACCTCCTCTCGGGCGACGACGACGACTTCGCCAAACGCGTGTACGACGAGTGCGTCGGCGGCGAACGTCTCTGTGGCGACTGCAAAGAGCAAGCGGCGGTCCTGATGAAGGAGTTCCTCGAAGAGCACCAGGAGAAACGCGCGGAGGTCGAAGCGGCCCTCGACGACCTCGATATCGACCTCGAATCGCCGCGGCGGCGGGTTGCGGGCGAGGCCGACGACTGA
- the endA gene encoding tRNA-intron lyase, whose product MHATLDADGRTVRLDGNARQRFYDSRGYGRPTGGNGLELAPVEAAHLLQRGDLDSVDFEGRPLDFRAFLATTGVVLEFVVYKDLRDRGFYLSPAGRADETERASDVDFVVYPRGSGPWDDEVAHRVRVVGERESLSPRALGDVVLAVVDEDGDLTYFETTHDAPGGTLDTDPPRELEGTLLADRVLVWEPPETLYEGHFYGQRLYGRNADAGPLQLSLLEAASLVRQDALAVTDASGEPMADDSAVVARGREVEGDRFDRRLRTYTALRDEGGVPKSGFKFGADFRVYETFSTVSDLSHSDSLVRVLDPDHTVLPRELSLDVRLAGGVRKRMVFALTDANGGVDWLSVARLTP is encoded by the coding sequence ATGCACGCGACGCTCGACGCCGACGGGCGGACGGTTCGGCTCGACGGTAACGCCCGTCAGCGCTTCTACGACTCGCGGGGGTACGGCCGGCCGACCGGCGGCAACGGGCTCGAACTGGCCCCCGTCGAGGCCGCACACCTGCTCCAGCGTGGAGACCTCGACAGCGTCGACTTCGAAGGCAGACCACTCGACTTCCGGGCCTTCCTCGCGACCACGGGCGTCGTCCTGGAGTTCGTCGTCTACAAGGACCTCCGCGACCGCGGCTTCTACCTCTCTCCGGCCGGCCGCGCCGACGAGACCGAGCGCGCGAGTGACGTCGATTTCGTCGTCTACCCCCGCGGGAGCGGGCCGTGGGACGACGAGGTCGCCCATCGCGTCCGCGTCGTCGGCGAACGTGAGTCGCTCTCTCCCCGCGCGCTCGGTGACGTGGTCCTCGCCGTCGTCGACGAGGACGGCGACCTCACGTACTTCGAGACCACCCACGACGCACCCGGTGGCACGCTCGACACCGACCCTCCCCGGGAGCTCGAGGGAACGCTCCTCGCCGATCGCGTCCTCGTGTGGGAGCCGCCAGAGACCCTGTACGAGGGACACTTCTACGGGCAACGGCTCTACGGACGGAACGCCGACGCCGGCCCGCTTCAACTCTCTCTGCTGGAGGCCGCCTCGCTGGTTCGACAGGACGCGCTGGCGGTGACCGACGCCTCCGGCGAGCCGATGGCCGACGACAGCGCCGTCGTCGCGCGCGGTCGCGAGGTCGAAGGCGACCGGTTCGACCGCCGACTTCGGACGTACACGGCTCTCCGCGACGAGGGCGGTGTCCCGAAGTCCGGATTCAAGTTCGGCGCCGACTTCCGGGTGTACGAGACCTTCTCCACGGTTTCGGACCTCTCGCACTCCGACTCGCTCGTCCGCGTCCTCGACCCGGACCACACCGTCCTCCCGCGAGAGCTCTCGCTCGACGTACGACTCGCTGGTGGGGTTCGCAAACGAATGGTTTTTGCGCTGACCGACGCCAACGGTGGAGTAGACTGGCTCTCCGTAGCCCGGTTGACCCCATGA
- a CDS encoding PDDEXK family nuclease, which produces MDSVRVFAGDCTTTFEGTRERTTRGRVVVLVKPDRTVLVHDADGYQPVAWLTRPDSLSVEEDGSGFGLTARAGEQTLRVVSHDLGGRATHPVSAAGVPVGHHPETGEPLVRTGGRLVGLDSGVEYPLVAGAQVLDERCDDCGLPLMRVERGAVFEVCVDRSCEPLDDAVRERFDGAWSCPDCGSPLRVLRRSGLIAGCDAYPACETAFSIPMGVVVDTCGCGLPVFETATGRRCLDGTCDVYSTPDGD; this is translated from the coding sequence ATGGACTCAGTCCGTGTGTTCGCCGGCGACTGTACCACGACCTTCGAGGGGACGCGCGAGCGGACCACCCGCGGTCGCGTCGTCGTCCTCGTCAAGCCCGACCGGACCGTCCTCGTCCACGACGCCGACGGCTACCAGCCAGTGGCGTGGCTCACCCGTCCCGACTCGCTCTCGGTCGAGGAGGACGGCTCCGGGTTCGGACTCACCGCCCGGGCGGGTGAACAGACCCTGCGCGTCGTCTCTCACGACCTGGGTGGGAGGGCGACTCACCCCGTCTCGGCCGCCGGCGTGCCGGTCGGTCACCATCCGGAGACCGGCGAACCGCTCGTCCGCACCGGCGGTCGCCTCGTCGGCCTTGACTCGGGTGTCGAGTACCCTCTCGTCGCCGGCGCGCAGGTCCTCGACGAGCGCTGTGACGACTGCGGGCTCCCGCTGATGCGGGTCGAACGCGGGGCCGTCTTCGAGGTGTGTGTCGACCGCTCCTGTGAGCCACTCGACGACGCCGTCCGCGAGCGGTTCGACGGTGCGTGGTCGTGTCCCGACTGTGGGTCGCCCCTCCGCGTCCTCCGACGGTCGGGGCTCATCGCCGGCTGTGACGCCTACCCGGCGTGCGAGACCGCCTTCTCGATACCGATGGGCGTCGTGGTCGACACCTGCGGCTGCGGCCTCCCGGTCTTCGAGACCGCGACCGGGCGGCGGTGTCTCGACGGCACCTGCGACGTGTACTCCACGCCCGACGGCGACTGA
- a CDS encoding PGF-CTERM sorting domain-containing protein yields the protein MNSHVLATIVLVVALLCAPAAPVFAGTATATTDTQLDSVQIGGADTFEQQDDGTTDDSTDDSTDSTDDSTDDSTDDSTDSTDDSTDSTDSTDSTDDSTDSTDDSTDSTDDTTDSTDDTTDDTTDSTDSTDDSTDSTDDTTDDTTDSTDDSTDSTDDTTDSTDDSTDSTDDTTDSTDDTTDSTDDTTDDSTDSTDDTTDDTTDSTETDSTETDSTETDSTETDSTETDSTETDSTETDSTETDSTETDSTETDSTETDSTETDSTETDSTETDSTETDSTETDSTETDSTETDSTETDSTETDSTETDSTETDSTETDSTETDSTETDSTETDSTEADSTETDSTEADSTETDSTEADSTETDDGTTDTDSDTSTASSTDTSVPTATPDDDDSSSGGGGGGGGLFDLFSSDDDDDDDDDRDDRNQQTESPTATGTSTATGTATPVTTPPNNSSAVLSTATNTSDATRLTGNDTVVTDVSFEPSRISTNVQATVVVTVQNPQQTADTHLVELEMFGQVINAREVTVPARGEAAVQFNHNIVEPGTYTARVDDETATVTVVESADATSAATGTPTTSTQFPGFGPLVALAALLLAALFLARRD from the coding sequence ATGAACAGTCACGTCCTCGCCACCATCGTACTCGTGGTCGCTCTCCTGTGTGCCCCTGCCGCGCCCGTCTTCGCCGGCACGGCCACCGCGACGACCGACACACAGCTAGACTCGGTTCAAATCGGCGGTGCCGACACGTTCGAACAGCAAGACGACGGGACGACGGACGACTCGACGGACGATTCGACGGATTCGACAGACGACTCAACGGACGATTCGACGGACGATTCGACGGACTCGACGGACGACTCAACGGATTCGACGGACTCGACGGACTCGACAGACGATTCGACCGATTCAACGGACGATTCGACCGATTCGACCGACGACACGACGGATTCGACGGACGACACGACAGACGACACGACGGATTCGACGGACTCGACGGACGACTCAACGGATTCGACGGACGACACGACAGACGACACGACGGACTCGACGGACGACTCAACGGATTCGACCGACGACACGACGGACTCGACGGACGACTCAACGGATTCGACCGACGACACGACGGATTCGACAGACGACACGACGGATTCGACAGACGACACGACGGACGACTCAACGGATTCGACAGACGACACGACAGACGACACGACCGACTCGACTGAGACGGACTCCACGGAGACGGACTCGACAGAGACAGATTCGACAGAGACGGACTCGACAGAGACGGACTCGACAGAGACAGATTCGACTGAGACAGACTCCACGGAGACGGATTCGACAGAGACAGACTCCACGGAGACGGATTCGACAGAGACGGACTCGACAGAGACAGATTCGACAGAGACGGACTCGACAGAGACAGATTCGACTGAGACAGACTCCACGGAGACGGATTCGACTGAGACAGACTCCACGGAGACGGATTCGACAGAGACGGACTCCACGGAGACGGATTCGACCGAGACGGATTCGACCGAGACAGACTCCACGGAGACAGATTCGACCGAGACAGATTCGACCGAGACAGATTCGACAGAGACAGATTCGACAGAGGCGGACTCGACAGAGACAGATTCGACAGAGGCGGACTCGACAGAGACAGATTCGACAGAGGCGGACTCGACAGAGACGGACGACGGGACGACCGACACTGACTCCGACACGTCGACAGCGTCCTCGACAGACACGTCGGTGCCGACAGCGACACCCGACGATGACGACAGCAGCAGTGGCGGCGGTGGCGGTGGAGGGGGTCTGTTCGACCTCTTCAGTAGTGACGATGACGACGATGACGACGACGACCGTGACGACAGGAATCAGCAGACCGAGTCGCCGACGGCGACCGGAACCAGTACCGCTACCGGGACTGCGACGCCGGTGACGACGCCACCGAACAACTCCAGTGCCGTCCTGTCGACGGCGACGAACACGTCGGACGCGACCCGTCTGACGGGTAACGATACGGTCGTGACCGACGTCTCGTTCGAGCCCTCGCGCATCTCGACGAACGTCCAGGCCACCGTCGTCGTCACCGTCCAGAACCCGCAGCAGACGGCGGACACGCATCTGGTCGAACTCGAGATGTTCGGCCAGGTGATCAACGCCCGCGAAGTCACCGTCCCCGCCCGCGGGGAGGCGGCGGTGCAGTTCAACCACAACATCGTCGAGCCGGGCACGTACACCGCGCGCGTCGACGACGAGACCGCGACGGTCACCGTCGTCGAATCCGCCGACGCGACGAGCGCCGCGACCGGGACGCCGACGACGTCGACCCAGTTCCCCGGGTTCGGCCCGCTCGTCGCGCTCGCTGCCCTTCTGCTCGCCGCGCTCTTCCTCGCCCGGCGCGACTGA
- a CDS encoding HAD family hydrolase → MDAVLFDMDGVLVDSERFWHAFEDEWVFTEATEGTPDRDEITGRNYREIHDYLSREYGTTVSKDEFVARYDEHAMEVVYRDGVELMDGAVALFDDIRERGKLAIVSSAPQSWIAVVRERFGLDPLDLVLSADDIDDPGKPEPHIYEHAARELALQPEDCVVVEDSYNGVLAASRAGTYCIGYRTAENEGVDHSAADEVVEGPAELRAALSRLVGIPE, encoded by the coding sequence GTGGACGCTGTACTCTTCGACATGGACGGGGTACTGGTCGACTCCGAGCGCTTCTGGCACGCGTTCGAAGACGAGTGGGTCTTCACCGAGGCGACGGAGGGCACGCCCGACCGCGACGAGATTACGGGGCGCAACTACCGCGAGATACACGACTACCTCTCGCGGGAGTACGGGACCACGGTCTCGAAAGACGAGTTCGTGGCCCGCTACGACGAGCACGCCATGGAGGTCGTCTACCGCGACGGTGTCGAACTGATGGACGGTGCCGTGGCGTTGTTCGACGACATCCGCGAACGGGGGAAACTCGCCATCGTCTCCTCCGCCCCGCAGTCGTGGATCGCCGTCGTACGCGAACGGTTCGGGCTCGACCCGCTCGACCTGGTCCTCAGCGCCGACGACATCGACGACCCCGGCAAGCCCGAACCGCACATCTACGAACACGCGGCGCGGGAACTCGCACTCCAGCCCGAAGACTGCGTCGTCGTCGAGGACTCGTACAACGGCGTACTCGCCGCCTCGCGTGCAGGTACGTACTGTATCGGGTATCGGACAGCCGAGAACGAGGGCGTCGACCACTCCGCGGCCGACGAGGTTGTCGAAGGGCCGGCGGAGTTGCGCGCCGCCCTGTCGCGGCTCGTCGGCATCCCCGAATGA
- a CDS encoding DEAD/DEAH box helicase translates to MKVAEALPDFADAFGFEEFNRMQREALPAIMERDENVVAAAPTASGKTALAELAICKTLRDGGTALFVAPLRALTNEKEAEWERFEDLGYSVYVVTGERDLNPRRAERADILVMTPEKTDSATRKHESPRYQFITDVGCVVIDEVHLLDSDSRGGVLEVTVARLRRLCDPRVVALSATMRNVADVAEWLDAVPETTFEFDDDYRPVKLHAGVKTYSHGENSFADKYRRLYRAFDLAEPHIRDAGQALVFVSSRQDTVQAAAKARDEFAERDVPMGARGDYDFHNEAKELTNDSLRKSVVDGVGFHHAGLGKADRDRVEQWFREGKVQLLFSTSTLAWGVNLPARCVVIRDTKYHDPLEGDVDISPLDVMQMLGRAGRPGYDDVGYGWVVCDHSDADRYRRLIREGKDIESHLAEELDSHLNAEIAMGTIDDLDDVLSWLETTFYYVRAQSRPAEYGFDGLRERVRETLESLVARGFVEMSELRVEPTSLGRLASKYYLDLATAQRFYELSQRDYIDADAVLDCVSAASEFDSVSCRAAETDAVDSVLTGVDTSLDGGNRKVLAICRASMTGSTPADLRSDAWVIRQNALRLLAALREFLDTFSGPRAANLARRIEARVDHGVSRDAVGLTAVDGIGSRRASRLATAGLRTPADLVAAGVTELTRADLSEGVAERVVTSAEALPAIDIDWGAFPETVSRGASTVQQVGVTNTGGSARTGVRVTVNDVEMTTKTTYLSDSTRVPVGVFGATDDELTFRVEVSFPDLPLLPVHEERVVSVVD, encoded by the coding sequence GTGAAGGTCGCAGAGGCGCTACCGGACTTCGCCGACGCCTTCGGCTTCGAGGAGTTCAACCGGATGCAACGCGAGGCGCTTCCGGCCATCATGGAGCGGGACGAGAACGTCGTCGCTGCCGCGCCGACGGCCTCGGGCAAGACGGCCCTCGCGGAACTGGCTATCTGCAAGACGCTCCGCGACGGCGGCACGGCGCTCTTCGTCGCGCCCCTGCGCGCGCTGACGAACGAGAAGGAGGCCGAGTGGGAGCGGTTCGAGGACCTCGGCTACTCCGTCTACGTGGTGACGGGCGAGCGCGACCTCAACCCCCGGCGCGCGGAGCGGGCGGACATCCTCGTGATGACGCCCGAGAAGACCGACTCGGCCACGAGAAAGCACGAATCACCCCGGTATCAGTTCATCACCGACGTGGGCTGCGTCGTCATCGACGAGGTCCACCTCCTCGACTCGGATTCGAGAGGCGGCGTCCTCGAGGTGACGGTCGCTCGACTGCGGCGGCTCTGTGACCCGCGCGTGGTCGCGCTGTCGGCGACGATGCGGAACGTCGCCGACGTGGCCGAGTGGCTCGACGCGGTGCCCGAGACCACGTTCGAGTTCGACGACGACTACCGACCGGTGAAACTCCACGCCGGCGTGAAGACGTACAGCCACGGCGAGAACAGCTTCGCCGACAAGTACCGTCGACTGTACCGGGCGTTCGACCTCGCCGAACCGCACATCCGCGACGCTGGTCAGGCGCTCGTGTTCGTCTCCTCGCGGCAGGACACCGTCCAGGCCGCGGCGAAGGCGCGCGACGAGTTCGCCGAGCGGGACGTGCCGATGGGTGCCCGCGGCGACTACGACTTCCACAACGAGGCGAAGGAACTGACGAACGACTCGCTTCGAAAGTCGGTCGTCGACGGCGTCGGCTTTCACCACGCAGGACTCGGAAAAGCGGACCGAGACCGGGTCGAACAGTGGTTCCGTGAGGGGAAGGTCCAACTGCTCTTCTCGACGTCGACGCTGGCGTGGGGCGTCAACCTCCCCGCCCGCTGTGTCGTCATCCGTGACACCAAGTACCACGACCCCCTCGAGGGCGACGTCGACATCTCGCCGCTCGACGTGATGCAGATGCTCGGGCGTGCGGGGCGACCCGGCTACGACGACGTCGGCTACGGCTGGGTGGTCTGTGACCACTCGGACGCCGACCGCTACCGGCGACTGATTCGTGAGGGAAAGGACATCGAGTCACATCTCGCCGAGGAACTGGACTCGCACCTCAACGCCGAGATCGCCATGGGGACTATCGACGACCTCGACGACGTGCTCTCGTGGCTCGAAACCACGTTCTACTACGTCCGCGCGCAGTCCAGACCGGCCGAGTACGGCTTCGACGGCCTCCGCGAGCGCGTCCGTGAGACGCTCGAATCGCTCGTCGCGCGCGGCTTCGTCGAGATGAGTGAACTGCGAGTCGAACCGACCTCGCTCGGGCGTCTGGCCTCGAAGTACTACCTCGACCTCGCCACCGCCCAGCGCTTTTACGAACTCTCTCAGCGCGACTACATCGACGCCGACGCGGTGCTCGACTGCGTCTCGGCCGCCTCGGAGTTCGACTCGGTCTCCTGCCGAGCGGCCGAGACGGACGCGGTCGACTCGGTACTCACCGGCGTCGATACGAGCCTCGACGGTGGCAATCGGAAGGTGCTCGCCATCTGTCGGGCGTCGATGACCGGGTCGACGCCCGCGGACCTGCGGAGCGACGCCTGGGTCATCCGGCAGAACGCGCTCCGGTTGTTGGCTGCGCTCAGGGAGTTCCTCGACACGTTCTCCGGCCCGCGCGCGGCCAACCTCGCCCGCCGCATCGAGGCCCGCGTCGACCACGGCGTCTCCCGGGACGCCGTCGGCCTCACTGCTGTGGACGGCATCGGGTCGCGTCGCGCGAGCCGGCTCGCCACGGCGGGGCTGCGAACCCCGGCCGACCTCGTCGCGGCCGGCGTCACCGAACTGACCCGTGCGGACCTCTCGGAGGGGGTCGCCGAACGCGTCGTGACGTCGGCGGAGGCGCTCCCGGCCATCGACATCGACTGGGGAGCGTTCCCCGAAACGGTCTCCCGAGGGGCGAGCACGGTCCAGCAGGTCGGCGTGACGAACACCGGGGGGAGCGCACGAACTGGAGTCCGCGTCACGGTCAACGACGTGGAGATGACGACGAAGACGACGTACCTCTCGGACTCGACGCGCGTTCCCGTCGGGGTGTTCGGCGCGACCGACGACGAACTCACCTTCCGTGTCGAGGTTTCGTTCCCCGACCTCCCGCTGCTCCCGGTCCACGAAGAACGGGTCGTCAGCGTCGTCGACTGA
- a CDS encoding YgaP family membrane protein: MNKNVGGIDRKARLVVGPLLLLVGIAAFLGAVPLGTLGSAVSVVVGAVLTVTGATQRCPLHVLLGVNTCPVDAR, encoded by the coding sequence ATGAACAAGAACGTCGGAGGAATCGACCGGAAGGCTCGGCTCGTCGTCGGACCGCTCTTGCTCCTCGTAGGCATCGCTGCGTTCCTGGGGGCGGTCCCGCTGGGGACGCTCGGGAGTGCCGTCTCCGTCGTCGTCGGCGCGGTGTTGACCGTGACCGGGGCGACCCAGCGGTGTCCGCTGCACGTGCTGCTCGGCGTCAACACCTGTCCCGTCGACGCACGGTAG
- the lipA gene encoding lipoyl synthase: MSGSRRHRRKPDWLKMRPPSGQRFTEIKRELRDRNLHTVCEEANCPNLGECWSGRDGPGTATFMLMGDRCSRGCNFCDVQTGGMEALDPDEPDNVAEAVAEIGLDYVVLTSVDRDDLPDQGAEHFAETIRAIKARDASILVEVLIPDFQGEPELVRKIIDAGPDVIAHNIETVERLQWPVRDRRAGYEQSLSVLEQVQRESDIYTKTSIMLGLGEYAHEVYQTLSDLREADVDVVTLGQYLQPSRSHLDVYDYVHPDAFDTWQRVAEDELGFLYCASGPMVRSSYKAGELFVDALVREGRSVEEARQAARAAD, translated from the coding sequence ATGAGCGGGAGTCGCCGGCACCGCCGAAAGCCCGACTGGCTGAAGATGCGGCCGCCGTCTGGCCAGCGCTTCACCGAGATCAAACGAGAGCTCAGAGACCGAAACCTCCACACCGTCTGTGAGGAGGCCAACTGCCCGAACCTCGGGGAGTGCTGGTCCGGTCGCGACGGCCCGGGGACGGCGACGTTCATGCTGATGGGCGACCGCTGCTCGCGCGGGTGTAACTTCTGCGACGTCCAGACGGGTGGGATGGAGGCGCTCGACCCCGACGAACCCGACAACGTCGCCGAAGCCGTCGCCGAAATCGGCCTCGACTACGTCGTCCTCACGTCCGTCGACCGCGACGACCTCCCCGACCAGGGCGCAGAGCACTTCGCGGAGACCATCCGCGCCATCAAAGCGCGCGACGCCTCCATCCTCGTCGAGGTGCTCATCCCCGACTTCCAGGGCGAACCCGAGTTGGTACGGAAGATCATCGACGCCGGCCCCGACGTCATCGCGCACAACATCGAGACGGTCGAGCGGCTCCAGTGGCCCGTCCGTGACCGCCGCGCCGGCTACGAGCAGTCGCTCTCGGTCCTCGAGCAGGTCCAGCGGGAGTCGGACATCTACACGAAGACCTCCATCATGCTCGGCCTGGGCGAGTACGCCCACGAGGTGTACCAGACGCTCTCGGACCTCCGAGAGGCCGACGTCGACGTGGTCACCCTCGGGCAGTATCTCCAGCCCTCACGGTCGCACCTCGACGTGTACGACTACGTCCACCCCGACGCGTTCGACACGTGGCAGCGGGTCGCCGAGGACGAACTGGGCTTTCTGTACTGCGCGTCGGGACCGATGGTCCGCTCGTCGTACAAGGCGGGAGAGCTGTTCGTCGACGCGCTCGTCCGCGAGGGCCGGTCGGTCGAGGAGGCGCGGCAGGCCGCACGCGCCGCGGACTGA